The proteins below come from a single Candidatus Eisenbacteria bacterium genomic window:
- a CDS encoding ATP-binding cassette domain-containing protein, with protein MIEVAHLHKRYGDLSAVDDVSFTAVPGQILGFLGPNGAGKTTTMRVITGFLPATSGTVKVAGFDVFEQSAEVRRRIGYLPETPPLYNDMLVVPYLRFAAKLRGMARGDVDAAIDRVLKACSLTTVSHRVLGHLSKGYRQRVGLAQALIHNPPVLILDEPTNGLDPGQIDEMLAFIRSLAPNRTIVLSTHILGQVVAVCEKVVIISDGRVVVEDLLANLTRDQRLDDAYKQAIAGSHRGAA; from the coding sequence ATGATCGAAGTCGCTCACTTGCACAAGCGCTACGGCGACTTGTCCGCCGTGGACGACGTGTCGTTTACGGCCGTTCCCGGTCAGATCCTCGGCTTCCTCGGCCCCAACGGCGCCGGCAAGACCACCACCATGCGGGTCATCACCGGCTTCCTTCCGGCGACGTCCGGCACGGTCAAGGTCGCCGGCTTCGACGTCTTCGAGCAGTCGGCCGAGGTGCGGCGACGCATCGGCTACCTGCCCGAGACGCCGCCCCTCTACAACGACATGCTGGTCGTGCCGTACCTCCGCTTCGCGGCCAAGCTGCGCGGCATGGCGCGAGGCGACGTCGACGCCGCCATCGATCGCGTGCTGAAGGCCTGCAGCCTCACCACCGTGTCGCATCGCGTGCTCGGACACCTCTCGAAGGGCTACCGGCAGCGCGTCGGCCTGGCGCAGGCGCTGATCCACAATCCGCCGGTCCTGATCCTCGACGAGCCCACCAACGGGCTCGACCCCGGACAGATCGACGAGATGCTGGCGTTCATCCGCAGCCTCGCGCCCAACCGCACGATCGTCCTCTCCACCCACATCCTCGGCCAGGTCGTGGCGGTCTGCGAGAAGGTCGTCATCATCAGCGACGGCCGCGTCGTGGTCGAAGACCTGCTCGCCAACCTGAC